The following coding sequences are from one Streptomyces sp. NBC_01294 window:
- a CDS encoding TetR/AcrR family transcriptional regulator, producing MPKRVDHEERRTQIAEALIRVAGRRGLHAVGMRDVAAEAGVSLRLVQYYFQTKERLLFYGLQHLTDRFTARVGARLRAAGPDPGPRATIEALLLASLPTDEESRTFHLLYSSYSILSVTDEALAAQPFIDNPDAAENAVAGLIEQAQEAGLADPDADARTEAIGLLAMTATMGTSILVGQRGPESAVAVLHHHLDRIFTTAGLTAAP from the coding sequence ATGCCAAAGCGCGTGGACCACGAGGAGCGGCGAACGCAGATCGCCGAGGCGCTCATCCGGGTCGCCGGACGGCGCGGACTGCACGCGGTCGGCATGCGTGACGTGGCAGCCGAGGCCGGAGTGTCACTCCGGCTCGTGCAGTACTACTTCCAGACCAAGGAAAGACTTCTCTTCTACGGGCTCCAGCACCTGACCGACCGCTTCACCGCACGTGTGGGCGCCCGCCTCCGCGCCGCAGGCCCCGACCCCGGCCCGCGCGCGACCATCGAGGCGCTGCTGCTGGCCTCTCTCCCCACCGACGAGGAGAGCCGGACCTTCCACCTCCTCTACAGCTCCTACTCCATCCTGTCCGTGACCGACGAGGCCCTGGCCGCGCAGCCCTTCATCGACAACCCGGACGCCGCGGAGAACGCCGTGGCCGGCCTCATCGAGCAGGCGCAGGAGGCCGGACTCGCCGACCCCGACGCCGACGCGCGCACCGAGGCGATCGGCCTGCTCGCCATGACGGCGACCATGGGCACCAGCATCCTCGTGGGCCAGCGGGGGCCGGAGTCGGCCGTCGCGGTGCTCCACCACCACCTCGACCGGATCTTCACCACGGCCGGCCTGACCGCCGCGCCGTAG